TTGCTCGGGAACCTTCCGCCGCCCCGGGGGCCCGCGCGAGCCGGCGCGAAGCTGCGTCATCGTGAAGCCTTCCCTGCCTCCCTACGCGCGGCGACCGGTGTGGCCGGCGTACCTCGTGGCGGCTGTGTGTTTTGCGCTGGCAATCGTGTCGACGTTGAACAATCTCTCGCTCACCTCGCAACTCCGCCAGGTGCAAGCGCAGATCGAGCGATCCAGTCAGCGCTCGACGATGCTCGCGCGAACGCTTGCCGTCGAGCGCACCGCGCTTGCCGACCTGGAGAGTCCGCAAGCGCAGCGATACGGATCCGCGAACGGGCAGATCGTCGCGAGCAACGATCGCCTCTACCTCCTGCTGCGCAACCTTCCCATGCCGCCGCACGGGAGAGTCTATCAGGCGTGGACGCAGCAGCGAGGCGCGCGCGCGATGACGCCCTCCGTGAGATTCATCCCCGATCCTCACGGCATTACGGTGGTCGCGCTCGACCAAGCCGACGCAACGCATACGAGCGTGGTCGCGGTCAGCGTCGAGCCTGACTCCGGAAGCAAGGCGCCGACGAGCGCGCTCGTTCTCGACGTCACGCTTGGAGAGTGAGGAGCCGCACGTGGTGACCTGCGCGCAACGGCTCTCGGCCGCAACCGTTTCGCAAGCCGTGGCCTATCTCGACCGCTCGCCGTACGAAAACGTCTTTCTCACCTACATCGCGCTCGAGGGCGGGCCGCTGCAGCGCGACGTTCGCATCGTCTGGGACGGAGACGACCGCGTCTGCGGCGTCGGCTTCTTCGGGCGTCATGTGGTTCTTGCAGGCGAAGACGCCGCGCTGCCGGCACTCGCCGAGGCTGCGGCCGGATTGAACGAGAATGCCGTCGTTGGACCGCAGCGGACCGTGAACGCGTATTGGCAGCTCATTCGCAGCCGGCACGCACCCGCGCGACTCGTGCGCGAGCGCCAACCCGTGATGGCCGTCGACGCGCAGTCGCTGCGCGGCGCGAACGGCGCAGTCTCCATACGGCGCGCGCGCGAAAGCGAATGGGCCGTCATAGCCGAGAACTCGGCAGCGATGATCTCCGGCGAGATCGAGGCGGACGCGCGACTCGAGATGCCGCAGTTCGGCGCGGGAATCAGGCATATGATTCGCCTCGGCCTGTGGTGGGTCGGCGAATGCCGCGAGGGGCTCTGCTTCTTCTGCAACGTCGGCGCATGGAGCCCGCAGACCGCGCAGCTTCAAGGAATCTGGACGCCGCCGCGATTTCGCCGACGCGGCATCGCGACCGCCGCGCTCGGAGCGATCTGCCGCACGTTGCTCTGCATGGTTCCCTCGCTCTCGCTGTACGTCAACGACTTCAACGCGCCGGCAATCGCGCTCTATCGCGGCATCGGCTTTCGCGAGGTCGGCGCGCTGCAGACCATGTTCTTCTGACCGCCGCTGCGCGTTCAGCAGCCGGCATTGAGGAGATCGGCAAGCCGGCTCGCATTGCGCGCCGTGATGCCGTAGATGGAAAGCTGCGGATTCGTACCGAGGCTCGTCGGAAAGACGCTGCCGTCGAAGACGTAGAGATTGCTCATCTGGTGGTGCCGGCCGAACGGATCGACGACGCCCGCCGCGGGATCGCCGCTCATGCCGCAGCCGCCCATGACGTGGGCGCTCACGACGCGCGTGCGCAGAATCTCCATCGGGAGCGCGTCGATCGCGTCGCGCGCCTCGCGCAACGATCCGTATTGACGTGCCGATTCGTGCAGCGGGAAAACGGTGCGCGCGCCTGCGGCGAACTGGATCTCTGCCATGGCGTGCAGCGCGCGGCGCGCGCCCTCCCAAAGGTATGCCGTGATCGGGTAGTCGAGCACGGGGCTGCCGTCCCCGCGCAGGGAGACGCTTCCGCCGGGACTTTCGGGATGAAAGCCATCGCGTAAGAGCGCGATCTGGACCTGCGTGTGGCGCATCTGCGCCGTCATGCCGGCATGCACGGTGCCGAAGCCCGGCAGCGTGGTCGCCATCAATACCGGATGGACCGGCGGCACCTCGAGCTTGAAGCCGATCGGCCCGTCCAGCGGCATCTGCAGATAGTGATCACTGTACACCGACTGCGGCGCGCCGGCGAAGGCGTCGACCGTCTCGGGCATGTCGGCTGCCGAAACGAGCGTCGGATGCAGGAAAGTGCGCTTGCCGAGCACGCGGTTGGGGTCGGGCACGCCGCTACGCAGGAGCAGCGCCGGCGAGCCGATCGCACCCGCGGCGCAAACGAACGTGTGCGCCGTCACGCGAACCCGATGGGCTCCTGGACGAAGGCCGCTCGCGTCGAGCGCGCTGCATTCGAGCATCGTGACGACGCCTCCGGCATGCGCGAACCGATCGGCGCGTACGCGAGAGATCAGCGTCGCTCCGCGCTCGAGCGCAGCGGGTATCGTGGTGACGAGCATCGACTGCTTCGCATCGACCGGGCAGCCCAGGCCGCAGTATCCGAGGTTACGACACGCCTTTACGTTGCGCGGGACGACACCCGTGGCGACCCCGACGGCTGCGGCACCGCGACGGAGAACGGCGTTGTTTTCGTTCGGCGGCAACGCCCACGGAGCGATCGAGAGACGCTGCTCCATGCGGGCGAACCATGGCGCGAGGGTCTCGGGCGTATACTGCTGCAAGCCGTACGCGCTGCGCCAATACGCAAGCGTCGTCGCCGGGGTTCTGAAGCTCGCCGTCCAGTTCACGGTCGTCGAGCCCCCGACGCTACGGCCTTGAAGGATCGTGATGCCCTTGTCTTTCGTTCGGCGGCCGGCGGACTCTTGATAGAGCTGCGGGTACGCCTCGCGCTCGAGCATGTGGAAGTCCCGCGACGTACGCAGCGGGCCTTCCTCGAGCATGACGACGCGCAGGCCCTGCGCGCTGAGAACGTCCGCCGCCGTTGCGCCGCCGGCTCCGGTACCGACGATCGCGACGTCGGCTTCCAGAGTGAGATCGCGATCGAGCCGCGACGCGTCCACGATGTGCCAGCCACGCGCCGCCGCGCTCGCAAAGGGGTTCGCGCTCATCGCACGACCTTCGGCGGACCCGGGTACCCGATGCGCGCCCAGGCGTCGTCGTTGCCGTACCACCCCGCCATGACGAGCTGGTGCAGCGCGTCGTAGCCGCTGCGCAGCAGTTGGAACCCGCTGAATCGCCAGCGCGTGAGAAAGCCGGCGATCTGCGCCGGCGTCGCGTCGTTCCACGGCGGAAGCCCCGCGATCAAGCGTCGCGTCGGCGCAAAGGTCAAGAGCGAGAAGAGCTGCTGCACCTCTGCTTGCACGTGCGGCGGCAGACCGCCGACCGCGATTGCGAATCCGCTTGCAGCTTCCGCCAAGGCGCGTGCGCGCTGCGGATCGCTTGCCGGAATCGCGCCGTCGAGCATGACGCCGGCAATCTTGAGAACGACGTTGCGCTGTGCTTCGTCGATCGCTCCGGTACGGCGCGCACAATCCGCGAGCGTCAACAGAGCGACGCCCGCGGCACCGGTCTTCAAGAGCTCCCGGCGCGTCAGGGACATGAGGGCGAAGGGGTTGGCGCTTCGAGGGCTCGGCCCTTCGTTTCGGGCAGGGCGAGAACGGCTGCCACGGCGACGAGATACGCGGCCACTGCCGTCTCGATCATCGCCGTCGCAACGGGAACGCGTTCCGCCAGCACCCCCACGAGATATGGCGCTGCGCCCGCGACGCCGCGGCCGGCATTGTAGCAAAAGCCCTGCGCCGCCGCGCGGACGTCGCTCGGAAAGAGCTCGCTCAGGAACGGTCCGAAGCCGCTGAAGATTCCCGAGGCAAAGTACCCGAGCGCGAAGCCCGCGGGTACGAGCTCCCAGTTTGCGGTTACGACGGCCAGGTAGAACGGAACCATCAGCGCGGAGCACACCGAGAAGAGCACGAACGTCGCGCGACGGCCGATTGCATCGTTGATGAAGCCCGCGGTGACATAGCCGGCGAGCGACCCGGCGATGAGCGCATAGACGTAGCTGCCGGTCGCAAGCGAAGGAAGCTTTCGCTGTATGGAAAGGTAGGACGGCATCCACGTGAAGAGCGCGTAGTAGCCGCTCTGCGCCCCGGCTGCGAGCAGCGTTGCGAGGAGCGTCGTGCGCGCGAGGCGCCGCGAGAACATTCCGGTTATGGTGACATGCAATGGCGGCCGCACGACGCGATACGCGGGCGGGTCCGCCACCGCTCGCCGCACATAGAGCACGGCAAACGCCGGAAGTATTCCCAGAACGAAGAGCGCACGCCAGCCGTACGCCGCCGGCACGGCGAGGGCCACGGCTTGAAAGGCGACGTTGGCTGCGAGCCATCCAAGCGCCCACGCGCTCTGCATGAAGCCCAAGCTGCGGCCGCGACGCGATGGAGCGCTCCACTCGGCGGCGAGCACGGCGCCAACGGCCCATTCGCCGCCGAATCCAAAACCTTCGAGCGTGCGTAAGGCCGCGAGCTGCGTGTAGTTCTGCGCCGCTGCGCACAGCGCGGTGAAGACCGCATACCACGCGATCGATATCA
Above is a genomic segment from Candidatus Dormiibacterota bacterium containing:
- a CDS encoding anti-sigma factor, translating into MKPSLPPYARRPVWPAYLVAAVCFALAIVSTLNNLSLTSQLRQVQAQIERSSQRSTMLARTLAVERTALADLESPQAQRYGSANGQIVASNDRLYLLLRNLPMPPHGRVYQAWTQQRGARAMTPSVRFIPDPHGITVVALDQADATHTSVVAVSVEPDSGSKAPTSALVLDVTLGE
- a CDS encoding GNAT family N-acetyltransferase; this translates as MESEEPHVVTCAQRLSAATVSQAVAYLDRSPYENVFLTYIALEGGPLQRDVRIVWDGDDRVCGVGFFGRHVVLAGEDAALPALAEAAAGLNENAVVGPQRTVNAYWQLIRSRHAPARLVRERQPVMAVDAQSLRGANGAVSIRRARESEWAVIAENSAAMISGEIEADARLEMPQFGAGIRHMIRLGLWWVGECREGLCFFCNVGAWSPQTAQLQGIWTPPRFRRRGIATAALGAICRTLLCMVPSLSLYVNDFNAPAIALYRGIGFREVGALQTMFF
- a CDS encoding MFS transporter is translated as MQSRTLTAAASAPSPAARRALWAAGLGWGLDGFDFYLYVYALPGIMTAFSLTKAAGGLLATQMLVASAAGGIVMGVLADRIGRKRALVISIAWYAVFTALCAAAQNYTQLAALRTLEGFGFGGEWAVGAVLAAEWSAPSRRGRSLGFMQSAWALGWLAANVAFQAVALAVPAAYGWRALFVLGILPAFAVLYVRRAVADPPAYRVVRPPLHVTITGMFSRRLARTTLLATLLAAGAQSGYYALFTWMPSYLSIQRKLPSLATGSYVYALIAGSLAGYVTAGFINDAIGRRATFVLFSVCSALMVPFYLAVVTANWELVPAGFALGYFASGIFSGFGPFLSELFPSDVRAAAQGFCYNAGRGVAGAAPYLVGVLAERVPVATAMIETAVAAYLVAVAAVLALPETKGRALEAPTPSPSCP
- a CDS encoding GMC family oxidoreductase translates to MSANPFASAAARGWHIVDASRLDRDLTLEADVAIVGTGAGGATAADVLSAQGLRVVMLEEGPLRTSRDFHMLEREAYPQLYQESAGRRTKDKGITILQGRSVGGSTTVNWTASFRTPATTLAYWRSAYGLQQYTPETLAPWFARMEQRLSIAPWALPPNENNAVLRRGAAAVGVATGVVPRNVKACRNLGYCGLGCPVDAKQSMLVTTIPAALERGATLISRVRADRFAHAGGVVTMLECSALDASGLRPGAHRVRVTAHTFVCAAGAIGSPALLLRSGVPDPNRVLGKRTFLHPTLVSAADMPETVDAFAGAPQSVYSDHYLQMPLDGPIGFKLEVPPVHPVLMATTLPGFGTVHAGMTAQMRHTQVQIALLRDGFHPESPGGSVSLRGDGSPVLDYPITAYLWEGARRALHAMAEIQFAAGARTVFPLHESARQYGSLREARDAIDALPMEILRTRVVSAHVMGGCGMSGDPAAGVVDPFGRHHQMSNLYVFDGSVFPTSLGTNPQLSIYGITARNASRLADLLNAGC